Proteins found in one Arachis stenosperma cultivar V10309 chromosome 8, arast.V10309.gnm1.PFL2, whole genome shotgun sequence genomic segment:
- the LOC130944968 gene encoding auxin-responsive protein IAA9-like has translation MSLPVFSIVGEEEGKSNVTLLVSSTAMECARIESSELKVRNYMELSGCSSADSSVSPLPDEHKSNLNLKATELRLGLPGSQSPERDSDHCLRSSTQFDEKPLFPLCPSTDDHHHSPAKAAVLGNKRGFLDVMNGFQKGNFLSNSEANTILSPRPSSNLGLKPGSLLESLGVQQAKMKEVSTTNVGVEKPHAFNETRPSLNGSANNNSSAPATKAQVVGWPPLRSFRKNSLATNSKNTEEVDGQPGSGPLFVKVSLEGAPYLRKVDLKNYSTYPELCSALEKMFRGFTISQCGSYGTLGKELLNETKLKDLLHGSEYVLTYEDKDNDWMLVGDVPWEMFIETCRRLRIMKSSEAIGLACSSKGC, from the exons atgtcACTGCCGGTATTTAGCATAGTGGGGGAGGAGGAGGGCAAAAGCAATGTCACTTTGTTGGTTTCGTCGACTGCCATGGAATGTGCTCGCATCGAGAGCTCCGAGTTGAAAGTGCGAAACTACATGGAATTGTCTGGTTGTTCTTCTGCTGACAGCTCGGTTTCGCCCTTACCGGACGAGCATAAAAGTAATCTGAACCTGAAAGCTACTGAACTCAGGCTTGGTCTCCCGGGATCTCAGTCTCCTGAGAGAGATTCTGATCATTGCTTAAGAAGCTCAACTCAGTTTGATGAGAAACCACTTTTCCCCCTGTGCCCCTCGACCGATGATCATCATCATTCCCCTGCAAAGGCTGCTGTTTTGGGTAACAAAAGAGGATTCTTAGATGTAATGAATGGGTTCCAGAAG GGgaattttttatctaattcAGAAGCGAATACAATTCTGTCGCCGAGGCCTTCTTCTAACTTAGGATTAAAACCTGGTTCTCTGCTCGAGAGTCTTGGGGTTCAACAAGCCAAAATGAAAGAAGTATCGACTACAAATGTTGGGGTCGAGAAGCCTCATGCTTTCAATGAGACCAGACCCAGTCTTAATGGTTCTGCGAATAATAATAGCAGTGCACCAGCTACCAA GGCTCAGGTCGTGGGGTGGCCTCCCCTAAGGTCATTTAGGAAGAATTCACTGGCAACTAATTCGAAAAACACAGAAGAAGTAGATGGACAACCGGGGTCCGGTCCACTGTTTGTCAAGGTCAGCTTGGAGGGTGCTCCCTATTTAAGGAAAGTAGACTTGAAGAATTACTCTACATACCCGGAACTATGTTCTGCTCTAGAGAAGATGTTCCGCGGTTTTACTATAA GTCAATGCGGATCTTATGGGACTCTGGGAAAGGAGTTGCTGAATGAAACCAAACTGAAGGATCTTCTTCATGGGTCGGAATATGTTCTTACCTATGAAGACAAAGATAATGATTGGATGCTTGTGGGTGATGTTCCATGGGA GATGTTTATCGAAACATGCCGAAGGCTGAGGATCATGAAGAGTTCAGAAGCAATTGGCCTTG CTTGCAGCTCCAAGGGATGTTGA